One genomic window of Macrobrachium rosenbergii isolate ZJJX-2024 chromosome 51, ASM4041242v1, whole genome shotgun sequence includes the following:
- the LOC136833093 gene encoding uncharacterized protein → MNDCNPKAIPCDLSINKLISSDSKELANPKLYREIVGSLIYIITGTRPALSYVVTKLSQYMSNPTLAHLSLARHVLKYLKGTLNHCLTFKKSDDPLCLVGYCDSDWGASEDRRSITGYCFKLYADVINCNRETIVLNVDNKGDIALAKNPVHHQRSKHIDIKHHFIYKISN, encoded by the exons ATGAATGACTGTAACCCCAAAGCAATCCCTTGTGATTTAAGCATAAACAAGTTAATTTCTAGTGATTCCAAAGAATTAGCTAACCCTAAATTGTATAGGGAGATTGTTGGTAGTTTAATCTACATTATTACTGGTACTAGACCTGCTTTGAGTTATGTTGTTACTAAGTTGTCCCAATATATGTCTAACCCTACTCTAGCACATTTAAGTTTAGCAAGGCATGTTTTGAAGTATTTGAAGGGTACTTTGAATCATTGTTTAACTTTTAAGAAGTCAGATGACCCATTATGTTTAGTTGGTTACTGTGATTCAGATTGGGGTGCATCTGAGGATAGAAGAAGTATTACAGGATATTGTTTTAAG TTATATGCTGATGTGATAAATTGTAATCGTGAAACTATTGTTCTGAATGTTGACAATAAGGGAGATATTGCATTAGCTAAGAATCCTGTCCACCACCAAAGATCTAAGCATATTGATATTAagcatcattttatttataagatctcaaattga